In Mytilus edulis chromosome 13, xbMytEdul2.2, whole genome shotgun sequence, a single window of DNA contains:
- the LOC139500830 gene encoding uncharacterized protein isoform X3 → MDRARVVRELETKGYSVIPNVLTDKECEKYISVYKAWVERFGDERPYWDRSLMQQYRLSHCEPTWNVRLATKPVFASIWKTDKLLTSMDGIAIGEPPELGNTDFGDPKSNWFHMDQGSWREGLHVYQGAVYLEETTETDYCFRVLENSIQFHKEFYESFPKAVIEAAGEDFYRLTKEHFDWYLSKGCKIKKVPVPKGGIVLWDSRTIHDNKAPIVGRPNSDRWRFVVFVCMAPAVWATERDIEMKKKAYNEMVATAHWPSQGVWTFPKTSEREATKNFAHLEIIEELPEVAKTKEVLQMVGIEKYDFDDGQPNDPGWNPKWSVDPNTQKIRSSVYFA, encoded by the exons AGCACGGGTAGTAAGAGAATTAGAAACAAAAGGATACAGTGTCATCCCGAATGTTTTGACCGACAAAGAATGCGAAAAGTATATATCAGTTTACAAGGCTTGGGTTGAAAGATTTGGAGATGAGAGGCCTTACTGGGATAGATCATTGATGCAACAATATAGATTGTCACACTGTGAACCCACGTGGAATGTCAGACTTGCAACGAAACCTGTATTTGCTTCCATATGGAAAACTGATAAATTGTTGACCAGTATGGACGGTATTGCAATTGGTGAACCTCCTGAATTAG GAAACACTGATTTTGGTGATCCTAAATCCAATTGGTTTCACATGGACCAGGGTAGCTGGAGAGAAGGTCTCCATGTGTACCAAGGAGCTGTTTACTTGGAAGAAACAACAGAAACTGACTATTGCTTTCGAGTTCTTGAAAATTCCATACAGTTTCATAAAGAGTTCTATGAAAGTTTTCCAAAGGCTGTTATAGAAGCTGCAGGTGAAGACTTCTATCGTCTGACAAAGGAGCATTTTGATTGGTATTTATCTAAAGGTTGTAAAATTAAGAAAGTTCCAGTTCCAAAAGGCGGTATTGTTTTGTGGGATTCCAGAACGATCCATGACAACAAAGCGCCTATCGTTGGCAGACCAAATTCAGACAGATGGCGATTCGTTGTTTTTGTTTGCATGGCACCTGCAGTCTGGGCAACGGAACGGGATATTGAAATGAAAAAGAAAGCTTATAACGAAATGGTTGCTACTGCCCATTGGCCATCACAAGGAGTTTGGACTTTCCCGAAAACTTCAGAAAGAGAGGCTACTAAAAATTTTGCACACTTGGAAATAATTGAAGAACTCCCTGAAGTAGCTAAAACGAAAGAAGTTTTACAAATGGttggaattgaaaaatatgactTTGACGATGGACAACCAAATGATCCAGGTTGGAATCCAAAATGGTCAGTAGACCCAAATACGCAAAAAATTAGAAGCAGTGTATATTTTGcttga
- the LOC139500331 gene encoding uncharacterized protein translates to CHKSFKISAKHPIVLLKDITTDKEPLSISSLIYCEEHPDEVVKAYCVDHSKPLCTLCATLSHRKCEDVVTIEKAASGIKKSKKVIELSTELKSTSKQLYDLIQSRKDFTTDFENETEAILTKVSTLKDNIVKHLNKIEEQVKDEIKLLKKEAGLKLSEKSTELESLKNTVDNWSNIIDTCLKHGSERQCLLELNKITENKVKFDDVFSKAISEMANVSILLETNDMTEQFAERVAAIGVVKLVETKASYPKLSFGKNVICFSENINVIKVIDLTGPNVYLSGIILKDTYVFTHSNSSKVLKYNHNGDCLTNLKLPNQPYDIDQMNNTTAAVSASFKIFFYHQHP, encoded by the coding sequence TGTCATAAATCGTTTAAGATTTCTGCAAAACATCCGATCGTGTTGCTGAAGGACATTACAACTGACAAAGAACCGTTAAGCATTTCTTCGTTGATATATTGCGAAGAACATCCTGATGAGGTAGTAAAGGCTTACTGTGTTGACCATTCGAAACCATTATGTACATTGTGTGCCACATTATCACATAGGAAATGCGAGGATGTCGTAACAATCGAAAAGGCAGCTTCAGGaataaaaaaatcgaaaaaagtAATTGAATTGTCTACAGAACTAAAATCAACCAGCAAACAGCTGTACGATTTGATACAAAGCAGGAAAGATTTTACGACCGATTTCGAAAATGAAACTGAAGCTATTCTCACAAAAGTCAGCACCTTAAAGGATAATATTgtcaaacatttaaacaaaattgaagaACAAGTTAAGGACGAAATAAAATTACTGAAGAAGGAAGCAGGTCTCAAACTTTCCGAAAAGTCAACAGAACTTGAGAGTTTGAAAAATACGGTTGATAACTGGAGTAATATAATTGATACCTGTTTAAAACATGGGTCTGAACGGCAGTGTTTACTCGAATTGAATAAAATTACCGAAAATAAGGTTAAATTTGATGATGTATTTTCTAAAGCGATTAGTGAAATGGCGAATGTTTCCATTCTTCTTGAGACTAATGATATGACAGAGCAATTTGCAGAAAGAGTTGCAGCTATAGGAGTTGTTAAACTAGTTGAAACAAAAGCAAGTTATCCGAAATTATCATTCGGAAAGAACGTAATTTGTTTTTCTGAGAATATAAATGTGATCAAAGTCATTGACTTAACTGGACCGAATGTTTATCTAAGTGGTATTATTTTGAAAGATACATATGTATTTACTCATAGTAATTCATCCAAAGTCTTAAAGTATAATCACAACGGAGACTGTCTAACAAACCTTAAGCTACCAAACCAACCATACGATATAGATCAAATGAATAACACAACCGCTGCTGTTTCAGCaagttttaagatttttttttatcatcaacaTCCATGA
- the LOC139500830 gene encoding uncharacterized protein isoform X2: MDRARVVRELETKGYSVIPNVLTDKECEKYISVYKAWVERFGDERPYWDRSLMQQYRLSHCEPTWNVRLATKPVFASIWKTDKLLTSMDGIAIGEPPELGNTDFGDPKSNWFHMDQGSWREGLHVYQGAVYLEETTETDYCFRVLENSIQFHKEFYESFPKAVIEAAGEDFYRLTKEHFDWYLSKGCKIKKVPVPKGGIVLWDSRTIHDNKAPIVGRPNSDRWRFVVFVCMAPAVWATERDIEMKKKAYNEMVATAHWPSQGVWTFPKTSEREATKNFAHLEIIEELPEVAKTKEVLQMVGIEKYDFDDGQPNDPGWNPKWSVDPNTQKIRSSVYFA, encoded by the exons ATGGACAG AGCACGGGTAGTAAGAGAATTAGAAACAAAAGGATACAGTGTCATCCCGAATGTTTTGACCGACAAAGAATGCGAAAAGTATATATCAGTTTACAAGGCTTGGGTTGAAAGATTTGGAGATGAGAGGCCTTACTGGGATAGATCATTGATGCAACAATATAGATTGTCACACTGTGAACCCACGTGGAATGTCAGACTTGCAACGAAACCTGTATTTGCTTCCATATGGAAAACTGATAAATTGTTGACCAGTATGGACGGTATTGCAATTGGTGAACCTCCTGAATTAG GAAACACTGATTTTGGTGATCCTAAATCCAATTGGTTTCACATGGACCAGGGTAGCTGGAGAGAAGGTCTCCATGTGTACCAAGGAGCTGTTTACTTGGAAGAAACAACAGAAACTGACTATTGCTTTCGAGTTCTTGAAAATTCCATACAGTTTCATAAAGAGTTCTATGAAAGTTTTCCAAAGGCTGTTATAGAAGCTGCAGGTGAAGACTTCTATCGTCTGACAAAGGAGCATTTTGATTGGTATTTATCTAAAGGTTGTAAAATTAAGAAAGTTCCAGTTCCAAAAGGCGGTATTGTTTTGTGGGATTCCAGAACGATCCATGACAACAAAGCGCCTATCGTTGGCAGACCAAATTCAGACAGATGGCGATTCGTTGTTTTTGTTTGCATGGCACCTGCAGTCTGGGCAACGGAACGGGATATTGAAATGAAAAAGAAAGCTTATAACGAAATGGTTGCTACTGCCCATTGGCCATCACAAGGAGTTTGGACTTTCCCGAAAACTTCAGAAAGAGAGGCTACTAAAAATTTTGCACACTTGGAAATAATTGAAGAACTCCCTGAAGTAGCTAAAACGAAAGAAGTTTTACAAATGGttggaattgaaaaatatgactTTGACGATGGACAACCAAATGATCCAGGTTGGAATCCAAAATGGTCAGTAGACCCAAATACGCAAAAAATTAGAAGCAGTGTATATTTTGcttga